From a region of the Prevotella melaninogenica genome:
- the ppdK gene encoding pyruvate, phosphate dikinase encodes MSEKRVYTFGNGKAEGKADMRNLLGGKGANLAEMNLIGVPVPPGFTITTDVCTEYYEKGKETVVGLLKAEVENSVKHVESLMNSTFGDPANPLLMSVRSGARASMPGMMDTILNLGLNDAVVAGLIEKTGNERFAYDSYRRFVQMYGDVVLGMKPVNKEDIDPFEAIIQQVKAERGIKLDSEMTVEDLKQLVALFKKAIKEQTGQDFPDDPMEQLWGAICAVFDSWMNERAILYRKMEGIPQEWGTAVTVQAMVFGNMGESSATGVCFSRDAGTGENLFNGEYLINAQGEDVVAGIRTPQQITKEGSLRWAAQQNIDEETRATKYPSMEEAMPELYKQLYALQDKLEKHYHDMQDMEFTVQEGKLWFLQTRNGKRTGTAMVKIAMDLLHEGEIDEKTALMRCEPNKLDELLHPVFDKEALAQAHVLTRGLPASPGAASGQVVFFADDATKWHEDGRQVIMVRIETSPEDLAGMSAAEGILTARGGMTSHAAVVARGMGKCCVSGAGAIMVDYKARTLEIDGTIIREGDYISLNGSTGEVYLGEVKTRPAEVTGDFAELMDLCKKYSKLVVRTNADTPHDAEVASNFGAVGIGLCRTEHMFFENEKIKAMREMILANTTEERERALDKLLPYQKQDFYGILKCMDGMPVNIRLLDPPLHEFVPHDLKGQEVMAEEMGVSVQFIQSRVSALSESNPMLGLRGCRLGNTFPEITAMQTKAILGAAVQLKKEGFNPKPEIMVPLVGIVNELDIQENIIRKTANKLFKKEGVEVEFKVGTMIEIPRAALTADVIAQKAEYFSFGTNDLTQMTFGYSRDDIASFLPSYLEKKILDVDPFQVLDQKGVGQLIKMAVEKGRETRKNLKCGICGEHGGEPSSVKFCHRVGLNYVSCSPFRVPIARLAAAQAAVEEMK; translated from the coding sequence ATGAGCGAAAAGAGAGTTTATACCTTTGGTAATGGTAAGGCTGAGGGTAAGGCTGATATGAGAAATCTCCTTGGTGGCAAGGGCGCCAATCTGGCTGAGATGAATCTCATCGGTGTACCTGTTCCTCCAGGTTTCACAATTACCACTGATGTATGTACTGAGTATTATGAGAAAGGTAAAGAGACTGTAGTAGGCTTGCTGAAGGCAGAAGTAGAGAATAGTGTTAAGCATGTAGAAAGCTTGATGAATTCAACCTTCGGTGACCCAGCTAATCCTCTCCTGATGAGTGTACGTTCTGGTGCACGTGCTTCTATGCCAGGTATGATGGATACAATCCTTAACCTTGGTCTTAATGATGCTGTGGTTGCAGGATTGATTGAGAAGACGGGTAACGAGCGTTTTGCTTACGATAGTTACCGTCGTTTTGTACAGATGTACGGTGATGTTGTTTTGGGTATGAAGCCTGTAAACAAGGAAGATATCGATCCATTTGAGGCAATTATCCAGCAGGTTAAGGCTGAGCGTGGCATTAAACTCGACAGCGAGATGACTGTTGAAGACTTGAAGCAGCTTGTAGCTCTCTTCAAAAAAGCTATTAAGGAGCAGACAGGGCAAGACTTTCCAGATGATCCAATGGAGCAGTTGTGGGGTGCTATTTGTGCTGTGTTCGATTCATGGATGAACGAGCGTGCTATCCTCTACCGTAAGATGGAGGGTATTCCACAAGAGTGGGGTACAGCAGTAACAGTTCAGGCAATGGTATTCGGTAACATGGGTGAGTCATCTGCAACTGGTGTTTGCTTCTCTCGTGATGCTGGTACTGGTGAGAACCTCTTTAATGGTGAGTATCTTATCAATGCACAGGGTGAGGATGTTGTTGCAGGTATCCGTACTCCACAGCAGATTACAAAGGAAGGTTCACTCCGTTGGGCTGCACAGCAAAATATTGACGAAGAGACTCGTGCAACTAAATATCCTTCAATGGAAGAGGCTATGCCAGAGTTGTACAAGCAGCTCTATGCACTTCAAGATAAGTTGGAGAAGCACTATCACGATATGCAGGATATGGAGTTTACAGTACAAGAAGGTAAGCTTTGGTTCCTTCAGACTCGTAATGGTAAGCGTACAGGTACTGCAATGGTTAAGATTGCTATGGACCTGCTCCATGAAGGTGAGATTGATGAGAAGACAGCGCTTATGCGTTGTGAGCCAAACAAACTCGACGAACTTCTCCACCCAGTATTCGATAAGGAGGCATTGGCTCAGGCACATGTGTTGACACGTGGTTTGCCAGCTTCTCCAGGTGCTGCAAGTGGTCAGGTTGTATTCTTCGCTGACGATGCTACAAAGTGGCACGAGGATGGTCGTCAAGTTATCATGGTTCGTATTGAAACTTCTCCAGAGGACCTCGCAGGTATGTCTGCTGCTGAGGGTATCTTGACAGCTCGTGGCGGTATGACTTCACACGCTGCCGTTGTTGCTCGTGGTATGGGTAAGTGCTGTGTTAGTGGTGCTGGTGCAATCATGGTCGACTATAAGGCGCGTACTTTGGAGATTGACGGAACAATTATCCGTGAGGGTGACTATATCTCTTTGAATGGTTCAACAGGTGAAGTTTATCTTGGTGAGGTTAAGACTCGTCCAGCTGAGGTAACAGGTGACTTCGCTGAGCTGATGGATCTTTGTAAGAAGTATAGCAAGTTGGTTGTTCGTACCAACGCAGATACTCCACACGATGCAGAAGTAGCAAGCAACTTCGGTGCTGTTGGTATCGGTCTTTGCCGTACAGAGCACATGTTCTTTGAGAACGAGAAGATTAAGGCTATGCGTGAGATGATTCTCGCAAACACTACTGAGGAGCGTGAAAGAGCACTTGACAAGCTCTTACCTTATCAGAAGCAGGACTTCTATGGTATCTTGAAGTGCATGGACGGTATGCCTGTTAACATTCGTCTGCTTGATCCTCCTTTGCATGAGTTCGTTCCACATGACCTTAAGGGACAGGAAGTCATGGCTGAAGAGATGGGCGTTAGCGTTCAGTTTATTCAGAGTCGTGTAAGTGCACTCTCTGAGAGCAACCCAATGTTGGGTCTTCGTGGTTGCCGTTTGGGTAACACATTCCCAGAGATTACTGCAATGCAGACTAAGGCTATCCTCGGTGCTGCAGTTCAGTTGAAGAAGGAAGGCTTCAATCCTAAGCCAGAGATTATGGTACCATTGGTAGGTATTGTTAATGAGCTTGATATTCAAGAGAACATTATTCGCAAAACTGCAAATAAACTTTTCAAGAAGGAAGGCGTTGAGGTTGAATTCAAGGTGGGTACGATGATTGAGATTCCTCGTGCTGCTTTGACAGCTGATGTTATTGCACAGAAGGCTGAATACTTTAGCTTCGGTACAAATGACTTGACTCAGATGACCTTCGGTTATAGCCGTGATGACATCGCAAGCTTCTTGCCAAGCTACTTAGAGAAGAAGATTCTTGATGTTGACCCATTCCAGGTTCTCGACCAGAAGGGTGTTGGTCAGCTTATTAAAATGGCTGTTGAGAAGGGCCGTGAGACTCGCAAGAACCTCAAGTGTGGTATCTGTGGTGAGCATGGTGGTGAGCCAAGTTCTGTTAAGTTCTGCCATCGTGTAGGTCTTAACTACGTTAGCTGTTCTCCATTCCGCGTGCCTATCGCAAGACTTGCTGCGGCACAAGCAGCAGTGGAAGAAATGAAGTAA
- a CDS encoding DUF3592 domain-containing protein, with the protein MKRKHQRSIAYLVIALVGISLWHLWKSSKIAENPAYTEGVVNRLYKIRATPYYSYSYNVDQKTYEGRGKQYGEYESLHIGDTITVYYQRSKPSNSEAYVRNNKQ; encoded by the coding sequence ATGAAAAGAAAGCATCAACGCTCAATAGCCTATCTTGTTATTGCACTTGTTGGAATCTCTTTATGGCATTTATGGAAGAGTAGCAAGATTGCTGAGAACCCAGCTTACACTGAAGGTGTAGTCAATAGGCTTTATAAAATTCGTGCAACTCCATACTACTCCTATTCATATAACGTAGATCAGAAGACCTATGAAGGTAGGGGTAAACAATATGGAGAATATGAAAGTCTGCATATTGGTGACACTATCACCGTTTATTATCAAAGAAGTAAGCCCAGTAACAGTGAAGCTTATGTAAGAAATAATAAACAATAG
- a CDS encoding S24/S26 family peptidase, with amino-acid sequence MSKTVLTTSEIQFANAEFLPEVVKMLNEGHTVTLRLRGYSMRPFLENDRDKALLVKPSTIKVGDPVLAEITPRHFVLHRIDRIEGDNVTLRGDGNLGVEHCKKENIVGAVIGFYRKGRNKMDATNAWKWKSYSFIWTRLLPIRRYLLGIYRRIWIPIFGTI; translated from the coding sequence ATGTCAAAAACAGTACTTACTACTTCTGAAATCCAGTTTGCTAACGCTGAGTTTCTACCAGAAGTTGTCAAGATGTTAAATGAAGGACATACTGTTACGTTACGCCTTCGTGGCTATTCTATGCGTCCTTTCCTTGAAAATGACCGTGACAAAGCTTTGCTTGTCAAACCTTCCACAATAAAAGTTGGCGACCCAGTTTTAGCGGAGATAACACCACGACACTTCGTCTTACATCGCATTGACAGAATAGAAGGTGATAACGTAACCCTACGAGGTGATGGCAACCTTGGTGTTGAGCATTGTAAGAAAGAGAATATCGTTGGAGCAGTCATTGGTTTCTACCGTAAAGGACGAAATAAGATGGATGCTACAAATGCTTGGAAATGGAAGTCATATAGTTTTATTTGGACTCGACTTCTTCCTATCCGAAGATATTTATTAGGCATTTACAGACGTATCTGGATTCCTATTTTTGGCACCATTTAA
- a CDS encoding TIGR01212 family radical SAM protein (This family includes YhcC from E. coli K-12, an uncharacterized radical SAM protein.), with protein sequence MEQYYCDFGNWLRSQFPYKVQKISVNAGFTCPNRDGRIGRGGCFYCNNQTFNPAYCDNGKSVTQQLEDGKRFFSGKYPEMKYLAYFQAYTNTYGTNDHIKKLYEEALAVEDVVGLVIGTRPDCINDDLLDYFEELNRRTFLIVEYGVETCNDETLRLVNRGHDFACARKAIEETARRGIRVGAHIILGLPGEDAKESLRQAPIISSLPLTTLKIHQLQIIRGTRLAKMYAEKPFHLYTIEEYIKLIADYISLLRPDLVLERFVSQSPPDLLIAPKWGLKNYEFTHRLHNYMKEKLNNKAQSDK encoded by the coding sequence ATGGAACAATATTATTGCGATTTCGGGAACTGGTTGCGCTCTCAGTTCCCTTATAAAGTACAAAAGATATCAGTCAATGCTGGCTTTACCTGCCCTAACCGAGATGGTAGGATTGGACGTGGCGGTTGTTTTTACTGTAACAACCAGACGTTCAACCCAGCCTATTGCGATAATGGAAAGAGTGTAACCCAGCAGCTTGAAGACGGCAAACGATTCTTTTCTGGTAAGTATCCTGAAATGAAATATCTTGCTTATTTCCAGGCTTATACCAACACTTACGGCACTAATGACCATATTAAAAAGCTCTATGAGGAAGCACTTGCTGTGGAGGATGTAGTTGGACTCGTTATCGGTACGCGTCCCGACTGTATCAATGATGACCTCTTAGATTACTTTGAAGAACTGAATCGCCGCACATTCCTCATCGTTGAGTATGGTGTGGAAACCTGTAATGATGAGACATTACGACTGGTTAATCGTGGTCATGACTTTGCTTGCGCTCGTAAAGCTATTGAGGAGACTGCCCGACGTGGTATTCGTGTCGGTGCACATATCATTCTCGGACTACCTGGTGAAGATGCAAAAGAGAGTTTAAGACAAGCCCCTATCATCTCTTCTCTTCCCTTAACGACATTGAAAATTCACCAGTTACAGATTATTCGTGGGACTCGGCTTGCAAAGATGTACGCTGAAAAGCCATTTCACCTTTATACAATTGAGGAGTATATCAAACTCATTGCAGATTACATTAGCCTTCTCCGCCCTGACCTTGTACTCGAACGCTTTGTCAGCCAGAGTCCTCCCGACCTCCTCATAGCACCCAAATGGGGACTGAAAAACTATGAGTTTACACATCGTCTTCATAACTATATGAAGGAGAAGTTGAATAATAAAGCTCAATCAGACAAATGA
- a CDS encoding S9 family peptidase: MKRILLLCVTMLTALQLMAGEPISLKDITNGAFATKRISGVNPLKGTSEYAQISSDGRQVVKYSFKTGSSTGVIFDLADAKGEQLKSFDDYQISSDGSRLLLQTNTNRIYRRSFTADFYLYDVKTKQLKKLSKDGSEQIPTFSPDGRQIAYVHQNNIYITDGESVKQVTTDGEFNKVINGLPDWVNEEEFGFNNALAWSADGKTLSWIRYDESEVKSYTLQFYKGSHPAYDMFDIYPGDYSYKYPKAGEANSKVSAWSYSLSDGAVRKYDLPLAADGYIPRIKSTFDANRIILYTMNRHQDELNLYAANPLTGTCKLLIKESVPKYVKEEAMEGISIMKDYILVPSDRDGYMHLYLYNKDGKLLRQIDKGNYDVTEIYGYDEKTGNTYFQAAARKPMQREIYVADKSGKLTCLSARAGWNVASFSGDYKYFLNTWSDSNHPYVFAIYDNKGKEVREVLNNDELQAKLAKYGNTGVEFFTFTTSEGVKLNGWMVKPANFDATKKYPVIMHQYSGPGSQQVVDNWSVGSMGSGAMFDYYLTQKGYIVVTVDGRGTGARGAEFEKCTYLKLGDLESKDQAEAALWLGKQSYVDASRIGIWGWSFGGFNTLMSMSEGRNAFKVGVAIAPPTNWRYYDSVYTERYMRTPQENAAGYAINPINRAEKLHGKLLICHGLTDDNVHPQNAFEYSEALVQADKDFKENLYTNRNHGIYGGNTRNHLLRQVAEWFVENL, from the coding sequence ATGAAACGTATATTACTTCTGTGTGTAACAATGCTAACCGCACTTCAGTTGATGGCTGGAGAACCTATCTCTTTGAAAGACATTACTAATGGTGCTTTTGCAACTAAGCGTATCTCGGGTGTTAATCCTTTAAAAGGAACTTCTGAGTATGCACAAATTTCGTCTGATGGTCGTCAGGTAGTCAAGTATTCTTTTAAAACAGGTAGCTCTACAGGTGTTATCTTTGACCTCGCTGATGCCAAGGGTGAACAATTAAAGTCCTTTGATGATTATCAGATCTCGTCTGATGGAAGTCGACTGTTATTACAAACGAATACAAATCGTATCTATCGTCGTTCGTTTACAGCAGACTTTTATCTCTATGATGTAAAGACAAAACAGTTAAAGAAACTGTCAAAAGACGGCTCTGAGCAGATTCCGACCTTCTCTCCAGATGGTCGTCAGATTGCTTATGTTCATCAGAATAATATCTATATTACAGATGGAGAGAGCGTAAAGCAGGTTACTACGGATGGTGAGTTTAATAAGGTAATCAATGGTTTGCCTGACTGGGTAAACGAAGAGGAGTTCGGCTTTAATAATGCACTTGCTTGGAGTGCAGATGGTAAGACGCTAAGTTGGATTAGATATGACGAGAGTGAAGTAAAGAGTTATACTCTACAGTTTTACAAAGGTTCTCACCCTGCATATGATATGTTTGATATCTATCCTGGTGATTACAGCTACAAATATCCAAAGGCTGGCGAGGCAAACTCAAAGGTTAGTGCATGGTCTTATAGCTTGAGTGATGGTGCTGTGCGTAAATATGATTTACCATTAGCTGCAGATGGCTATATTCCACGCATTAAGTCTACCTTTGATGCAAATAGAATTATCCTCTATACAATGAATCGTCATCAGGACGAGTTGAATCTCTATGCTGCTAATCCTCTCACAGGTACTTGTAAACTACTGATAAAGGAGAGTGTACCAAAGTATGTAAAGGAAGAAGCTATGGAGGGAATCAGCATCATGAAAGATTATATTCTTGTTCCTTCTGACCGTGATGGCTATATGCATCTTTACTTGTATAATAAGGATGGTAAGCTTTTACGTCAGATTGATAAGGGAAACTATGATGTAACAGAAATCTATGGATATGATGAGAAGACTGGAAATACCTACTTCCAAGCAGCAGCACGTAAGCCAATGCAGCGTGAAATATATGTTGCAGATAAGTCGGGTAAGTTGACTTGTCTTTCTGCTCGTGCGGGATGGAATGTCGCTTCGTTCTCAGGCGATTATAAGTATTTCCTCAATACATGGAGCGATAGCAATCATCCATACGTATTTGCTATCTATGATAATAAGGGTAAGGAGGTGCGTGAGGTGCTCAATAATGATGAGTTGCAGGCAAAGTTGGCAAAGTATGGTAACACTGGTGTTGAGTTCTTTACATTTACAACCTCTGAAGGTGTGAAACTTAATGGTTGGATGGTGAAGCCTGCTAACTTCGATGCAACAAAGAAGTATCCTGTAATTATGCACCAGTATAGTGGTCCAGGTAGTCAGCAGGTTGTCGACAACTGGAGCGTTGGCTCTATGGGTAGTGGTGCAATGTTTGACTATTACTTAACACAAAAAGGCTATATCGTTGTTACTGTAGATGGTCGTGGTACTGGTGCGCGTGGTGCAGAGTTTGAGAAGTGTACTTATTTGAAGCTTGGCGATTTGGAATCAAAGGATCAGGCAGAAGCTGCATTGTGGTTGGGTAAGCAAAGTTATGTCGATGCTTCACGTATTGGAATATGGGGTTGGAGCTTTGGAGGCTTCAATACATTGATGAGTATGAGCGAGGGACGCAATGCGTTCAAGGTAGGTGTAGCTATTGCTCCACCAACGAACTGGCGTTATTATGACTCTGTTTATACCGAACGTTATATGCGTACACCACAGGAGAATGCTGCAGGTTATGCTATAAATCCAATTAATCGAGCAGAGAAACTTCATGGTAAACTCTTAATATGTCATGGTCTAACGGACGATAACGTACATCCACAGAATGCCTTTGAATATTCAGAGGCTTTAGTACAAGCAGATAAGGACTTCAAAGAGAATCTTTATACCAATCGTAACCATGGTATTTATGGTGGTAACACACGCAATCATCTTCTGAGACAGGTTGCTGAATGGTTTGTTGAGAATCTGTAA
- a CDS encoding PqqD family protein: MKVKNGFNLREVCGEHIIVAEGDENIDFSNIISMNESSAYLWEEVQKMDSFTVDNLVELICSQYEIDEDTARKDATILAAQWGTAGIIEGEDIPTDDSAIKKETISEGADSTHLETATSEEKPKKKGFFERLFG; encoded by the coding sequence ATGAAAGTAAAGAATGGCTTCAACCTCCGTGAAGTATGCGGAGAACATATTATCGTTGCGGAAGGAGATGAGAATATTGACTTCAGCAATATTATATCTATGAACGAAAGTTCTGCATACTTATGGGAAGAGGTGCAGAAGATGGATTCTTTTACAGTAGATAACCTCGTAGAGTTAATCTGTAGTCAATATGAAATTGATGAGGACACAGCTCGCAAAGATGCCACAATACTTGCTGCACAATGGGGAACTGCGGGTATCATCGAGGGTGAAGACATCCCTACAGATGATTCTGCTATTAAGAAGGAAACAATCTCTGAGGGGGCTGATTCTACACATCTCGAGACAGCTACAAGTGAGGAGAAGCCTAAAAAGAAAGGTTTCTTTGAGCGTCTCTTTGGTTAA
- the clpB gene encoding ATP-dependent chaperone ClpB, translating to MTFEKFTIKAQEAVQSAINIAQRNGHQTIEPVHILAGVMDKGKDVINYVFQKIGVNAQAVETAIQNEMSHLPKVSGGEPYLSSETNQVMQRTIETSQKMGDEFVSIEPMLLALLAVNSTASRILKDAGCTEKEMTAAINDLRQGQKVQSQSGDENYQSLQKYARNLIEDARAGKLDPVIGRDEEIRRVLQILSRRTKNNPILIGEPGTGKTAIVEGLAERIVRGDVPENLKDKQLYSLDMGAMLAGAKYKGEFEERLKSVVKEVMQADGNIILFIDEIHTLVGAGGGEGAMDAANILKPALARGELRAIGATTLNEYQKYFEKDKALERRFQTVLVDEPDELDAISILRGLKERYENHHKVRIQDDACIAAVKLSERYISDRFLPDKAIDLMDEAAAKLRMERDSVPEELDEISRRLKQLEIEREAIKRENDTEKIAQLDKEIAELKEQEHGFRAKWEGERGLVNKIQQDKQEIEQLKYEADRAEREGNYERVAEIRYSRLKQLEDDIKNIQQQLQATQDGQAMVREEVTADDIAEVVSRWTGIPVTRMLQSEKDKLLHLEDELHKRVIRQDEAITAVADAVRRSRAGLQDPKKPIASFIFLGTTGTGKTELAKALADYLFNDESMMTRIDMSEYQEKFSVTRLIGAPPGYVGYDEGGQLTEAVRRKPYSVVLFDEIEKAHPDVFNILLQVLDDGHLTDNKGRTVNFKNTIIIMTSNLGSQYIQQQFEHLNDTNREEVIDKAKVAVMDMLKKTIRPEFLNRIDETIMFLPLTKEQIGGVVRLQLERVKDMLEPQGIELQWTDPAINYLSDVGYDPEFGARPVKRAIQRYVLNDLSKSLLAGTVNRDKPVIIDSFGEGLVFRN from the coding sequence ATGACATTTGAGAAATTTACAATCAAAGCACAAGAAGCTGTTCAGAGTGCGATAAACATTGCACAGCGAAATGGACATCAGACCATTGAGCCAGTACACATATTAGCTGGTGTAATGGATAAAGGAAAGGACGTAATAAATTACGTCTTCCAGAAAATTGGCGTCAATGCACAAGCTGTGGAGACTGCCATTCAGAATGAGATGAGTCACTTACCAAAAGTATCTGGTGGTGAACCTTACCTCTCTTCTGAAACCAATCAGGTGATGCAGCGTACAATAGAGACCTCCCAGAAGATGGGTGATGAATTCGTTAGTATTGAACCGATGCTGCTCGCCCTACTTGCCGTGAACTCAACTGCAAGCCGCATTTTGAAAGATGCGGGTTGTACTGAGAAGGAGATGACAGCTGCTATCAATGATCTTAGACAAGGTCAGAAGGTACAGTCACAAAGTGGTGATGAGAACTATCAGTCATTACAGAAATATGCACGCAACCTTATCGAGGATGCACGTGCAGGAAAACTCGACCCAGTGATTGGTCGTGATGAGGAGATTCGAAGAGTATTGCAGATTCTTTCTCGTCGTACAAAGAACAACCCTATTCTCATTGGTGAGCCAGGTACTGGTAAAACAGCTATCGTTGAGGGTTTAGCAGAGAGAATCGTTCGTGGTGATGTACCAGAAAACTTAAAGGACAAGCAACTCTACTCATTGGATATGGGTGCGATGTTGGCTGGTGCTAAGTATAAAGGTGAGTTCGAGGAGCGTCTTAAGAGTGTTGTTAAGGAGGTGATGCAGGCTGATGGTAACATCATTCTCTTCATTGACGAGATTCACACATTGGTTGGCGCAGGTGGTGGCGAAGGTGCCATGGATGCTGCCAACATCCTTAAACCAGCCTTAGCACGTGGCGAATTGAGAGCTATCGGTGCAACAACACTGAATGAATATCAGAAGTATTTTGAGAAAGATAAGGCTCTTGAGCGTCGTTTCCAGACCGTATTAGTAGATGAACCAGACGAATTAGATGCTATCTCTATCCTTCGTGGATTGAAGGAACGTTATGAGAATCATCACAAGGTACGTATCCAAGATGATGCTTGTATCGCAGCTGTTAAGCTTTCTGAGCGTTATATCTCAGATCGTTTCTTACCTGATAAGGCTATCGACTTGATGGATGAGGCAGCAGCAAAACTGCGTATGGAGCGCGACTCTGTACCAGAGGAGTTGGATGAAATCAGTCGTAGATTGAAGCAGCTTGAGATTGAGCGTGAGGCTATTAAGCGTGAGAACGACACAGAGAAGATTGCACAACTCGACAAGGAAATAGCTGAACTCAAAGAGCAGGAACATGGATTCCGTGCAAAGTGGGAAGGCGAACGTGGACTGGTGAATAAGATTCAGCAGGACAAACAAGAGATTGAGCAGCTCAAGTATGAGGCTGACCGTGCCGAGCGTGAGGGTAATTACGAGCGTGTTGCCGAGATTAGATACTCACGACTGAAGCAATTAGAAGACGATATCAAGAACATCCAACAGCAGTTGCAAGCGACACAAGATGGGCAAGCAATGGTGCGCGAGGAGGTTACAGCAGATGATATTGCTGAGGTTGTGAGCCGTTGGACAGGTATTCCTGTCACACGAATGTTACAGAGTGAGAAGGATAAACTGCTCCACTTGGAGGATGAACTACACAAACGTGTCATCAGACAAGATGAGGCTATCACTGCTGTGGCAGATGCTGTTCGTCGTTCACGTGCGGGCTTGCAAGACCCAAAGAAGCCTATTGCTTCCTTCATCTTCTTAGGTACAACGGGTACCGGTAAGACTGAGTTGGCAAAAGCATTGGCTGATTATCTTTTCAATGACGAGTCTATGATGACGCGAATTGATATGAGTGAGTATCAAGAGAAGTTCAGTGTAACTCGACTCATCGGTGCGCCTCCAGGATATGTAGGCTATGATGAGGGTGGTCAGTTGACTGAGGCTGTACGCCGCAAGCCTTACTCTGTCGTACTCTTTGATGAGATTGAGAAGGCACATCCTGACGTATTCAACATCCTTCTGCAGGTATTGGACGATGGTCATCTGACAGACAATAAGGGACGAACAGTGAACTTCAAGAATACGATTATCATCATGACGTCTAATCTTGGTTCACAATACATCCAGCAACAGTTTGAACATCTTAACGATACTAACCGTGAGGAGGTAATCGATAAGGCAAAAGTTGCAGTAATGGATATGTTGAAGAAGACAATTCGTCCTGAGTTCCTCAACCGTATCGACGAGACTATCATGTTCTTGCCATTGACAAAAGAGCAGATTGGTGGTGTTGTTCGTCTGCAACTTGAGAGAGTTAAGGATATGTTAGAGCCACAGGGTATTGAACTTCAGTGGACTGACCCAGCTATCAACTATCTTTCAGATGTTGGCTACGACCCAGAGTTCGGTGCGCGTCCTGTCAAGAGAGCTATCCAGCGTTACGTATTGAACGACCTCAGTAAGTCATTGCTTGCAGGTACAGTCAATCGTGACAAGCCTGTCATCATTGACAGCTTCGGTGAGGGCTTAGTATTTAGAAACTAA